The window TTTCTTCTTTTTACATCTACCTCCGCTTCATCCCCCTCATATATATGTTTGCTGTCACTGTTTCACCCACTcgttttctctctcccactccctcattatctccctctctccaccccatcccctctcaatctatctccgtctctctctctctctaggctggACTCTCAGTCATCGGGGAGGCCGACATTTTCGAGGGTTTCATCTCACACCTGAGGAACAAACTACATTCCACCACAGGAAGTGAGCCAGGTGTGTCCGTCCCTCAAATGTTTCTGATAGAGGATGAGCAACACCTGAAGAACATCCTCCTTGATCCTGAACTCCCCTCCAGGGTTGAACTTCCTGGTGGTGCCATTATCCAAGACTGGCAGGCCTTACAACCAATCGAAGGCAACCTTGAGATCTTAGCAAGGCGAAACCTCACCTGGTTGGCCGACAAGCAGGAAAGACCTGCCTTCCTCAGCTTTTACACTCCACCTTATCCAATCCCGTATAAGGGAGGATCGCTGAGATTAAATATCGATATGTTTGGAACTGATCTAGTTTCAGCAAAGACTGCACTTGTCGGCCATTttgagaaagtgagggagaggaaggaggtgaaggggagggtGATGGTTCATGTGTATCTGAATAAGTCGCTatgggaggggatgagggagttcTGTGAGGGATACACAGGGATAACGAGGTGTAGAGAGTACTGGGAACAAATGGTTctggagagagggatgtgaggagatggggagagcaAAAGAGAGGCCAGTGAAAGTGCGCAAATTAGACTTGGAGAAGGGTTTGCAAATTAGACTTGGAGAAGGGTTTGCAAATTAGACTTGGAGAAGGGTTTGCAAATTAGACTTGGAGAAGGGTTTGCAAATTAGACTTGGAGAAGGGTTTGCAAATTAGACTTAGAAGGGTTTTCCACATTATCTTGCTtttattatttgaatcagctttaTAGTGCTAGGGGAaaaactaaacatacccccctgGGGGAGGGTTAACCATGTAATCAATATACATTATATATCATACAGTATCTAACATACTTTTtatattgatttgattgattggaACAAAGCCAGCCAGAAGttaatatgattttttttttttttttttacgattGTGATGATGCAAGAATTTATAATGGGACATTACAGGAATAAATGTTTTCTTATTAAATCATTATACATTTTTGTAAAGACAAGTCTATCAAATCACTGATTCATCATGACTATGAAATGCAAATCAGTATCAATAAGAATAAATGAATAGAATGTCgctgatcattctctctctctcattactgtATCCATTTATAACTGAAGCAGGTGGAGCTAAAAGGGGGGGGAAATGAGAGTTTAAtcgtctgcatcatttccaatcctgcgtgtgtgtgcgctgcATGGAAAACATGAATGAAAGCACCATGAATCCCGGTTGCTGTCTAATTGATACAGTATGTCTGTTATTCAGTACTTTAGGTGAAAGGTGATTCAGATCGTTGAACTCAATGAACTCAATGAAGACTGACGCTGTCGTGCTCCATCTCACAGAGAAAAGAGCTGGGTATTGTGGCTCCAGTAAACTCAATGACCTTTCTCTGTAAGACGAATGAATACATGCTTCCTGACTCTTCATTAACTTATAGTACAATTGTATCCATTGGCTTTAGTTTATGATACATCATCAGCCAGTAACTGTAGCATATCAACGTGTGAATTCATAATTTACATCACAACCAGCCAAGACAAGTTtgagctgtactgtacagtacctgTATATCTTAATGGCAGTTGATATCTGGAAGTTATCAATGATACAGGCTGGTGTGAAGTATATATCGTAGTCAAAAGGAAGGTCCTTGGTTGGAGGACAGAGCTTTCAGCTTTTAGGTGTCTTGTCTGTTCAATCACACTCCATTCCCTCCGTCTCAACCAGGGCAAAACGTGTGCGTGTTGAGTGCTTGTTCCTGAATACTAAAACATTTTACATCTGTATTTACCTAATTAGAATAACTAATTGGATCCCAAAGAGAATTAAAGAAAATTACTATCCAAAACAGTTCTGTGAGTGACATAGCTTTCATACATTTAGTTGCATTGTTGTTCAATTAGGCGCCACCAAAGTACTGTAGCTCTCAACGGGCTGTGTGGTGTTTTCAAGTGGTTTTATTTGGAACAAAATAAAGTACTGGCAGGGGCAACGTAAACAGTAGCCACGGATAAAACAGT of the Oncorhynchus gorbuscha isolate QuinsamMale2020 ecotype Even-year linkage group LG25, OgorEven_v1.0, whole genome shotgun sequence genome contains:
- the nat16l gene encoding N-acetyltransferase 16, like; the protein is MAGSCVGESDGLTFWVAEQKDYDDVMSISVQIYGGNDYLPHRYADWMTEPDRAVILGRRDGKLVALVSGLIVDEGCTVVVEGLRVCPSERGRGVAGVIQRFADQYIQQLYPSVRTKRQTKVEEPSAGPTQTLSKFTELGRRAGLSVIGEADIFEGFISHLRNKLHSTTGSEPGVSVPQMFLIEDEQHLKNILLDPELPSRVELPGGAIIQDWQALQPIEGNLEILARRNLTWLADKQERPAFLSFYTPPYPIPYKGGSLRLNIDMFGTDLVSAKTALVGHFEKVRERKEVKGRVMVHVYLNKSLWEGMREFCEGYTGITRCREYWEQMVLERGM